One genomic window of Glycine max cultivar Williams 82 chromosome 16, Glycine_max_v4.0, whole genome shotgun sequence includes the following:
- the LOC121173674 gene encoding protein MAIN-LIKE 1-like, with amino-acid sequence MVDVAAQKISAETDARDTSAKTDGDEPEGFPGGPRDPSVLTKYVDHVAGNVWSGKKRPKLKLCSHGRKVHNLGRPVPAIEDMVAGIRLCPLIACSIDTGDWGLISSFVERWHRVISSFHLPVGEVSITLDDVVSLLHLPIISAFHDFQPLRTDEAVLLLVELLMVSAEVVMAETGQCGGPYVRLQWLRDVYQRRCQTQH; translated from the exons ATGGTAGATGTTGCCGCACAGAAAATCAGTGCAGAGACTGACGCACGGGATACCAGTGCAAAGACTGACGGGGACGAGCCTGAGGGATTTCCTGGTGGACCCAGGGACCCATCAGTGCTTACAAAATATGTTGACCATGTTGCGGGCAACGTATGGTCTGGAaag aAACGTCCTAAGTTGAAGTTATGCTCCCATGGGAGGAAGGTGCATAACTTGGGCAGGCCTGTTCCTGCAATTGAGGACATGGTTGCTGGGATAAGATTATGTCCTTTGATTGCGTGTTCAATAGACACCGGTGATTGGGGACTTATATCCTCCTTTGTCGAGAGGTGGCACCGGGTGATTTCTAGTTTCCATCTTCCTGTGGGGGAGGTTTCGATCACGCTGGACGACGTCGTGTCTCTTCTCCATCTGCCTATCATCAGCGCATTCCATGACTTCCAGCCTCTGCGCACCGACGAGGCGGTGCTACTATTGGTTGAGTTACTAATGGTCTCAGCAGAGGTGGTCATGGCCGAGACAGGTCAATGTGGTGGACCATACGTACGCCTGCAGTGGCTGCGAGATGTATACCAGCGCAGATGTCAGACGCAACACTAG